From a region of the Halococcus salifodinae DSM 8989 genome:
- a CDS encoding DUF4129 domain-containing protein, which yields MVAAHRHGIVATTLLIALLITTAGLPLASATITDHHAADRAYQVEPDPPNNTTVVHEDPATADDDGNVSEVQGWLSSRLGETLVDCSAGLEVGNYDACNQSENYPDWLDKYVNVTRSSDSETNKTTEFQRARENQTEYANDVQRFRRTVEQYRAARRNGNTERAQRLARRAQRISRQVNETGTQLTRDYRTIDNGTSQNLSVAVTTTNATTQNVTTVAESVSVAQFRNTTITATAADRQISFTDPLRVSGRLTMSNGTPLADRTIVLQAGGQTRRTTTDGAGRYAISYRPTLPSLDTRRVSVRYRPTNQSVFRSNRTSVPVTIRQVQSNVRAQATPQRVGFGDLVSVFGQVTANGTGVRSIPVAISVDGQELQLTDGDRVRTAANGRFRQAQQLPADIDTGRQTVRVALPFEDRALGNATTSVPITVTSTPTVLATNVSQQSVNGSAVGGPIVRVEGRLAANGEPLPNRTVTVGLSNSTTDVTTDENGSYTTNVTVPQAVFAGQTGSVTTMVGVTYDGTGTNLESSRRRASIQLTVPTQSSGILERFVNAFGALPVTYRLLIGLGVVFLVGYAVHRLREWIGLGGTGNSPSEMPMADDGESATDARARSRSLLETARDRLSDGDSVHAVGLAYAAVRRALEYDFDRASTYTHWEFFEAYRERDVGERRGTALRRLTELYERATFSQRSLTTEMASSALDEARTVADRDGQSTADESDAETDPDPESES from the coding sequence GTGGTAGCCGCGCATCGTCACGGTATCGTTGCCACAACACTTCTCATAGCGCTACTCATCACGACCGCCGGACTGCCGCTTGCCAGTGCAACGATCACTGACCACCACGCGGCCGATCGCGCCTACCAGGTGGAACCCGACCCACCCAACAACACGACGGTCGTCCACGAAGACCCGGCAACGGCCGACGACGACGGCAACGTCTCCGAGGTGCAGGGCTGGCTCTCCAGTCGTCTCGGTGAGACGCTCGTCGACTGTTCGGCGGGGCTCGAAGTCGGCAACTACGACGCCTGCAATCAGTCCGAAAACTATCCCGACTGGCTCGACAAATACGTCAACGTCACCCGCAGCTCCGATTCGGAAACCAACAAAACCACCGAGTTCCAGCGTGCGAGGGAGAACCAAACGGAGTACGCAAACGATGTCCAGCGGTTTCGGCGGACTGTCGAGCAGTATCGGGCTGCACGACGAAACGGGAACACCGAGCGGGCACAACGGCTTGCTCGCCGCGCCCAGCGCATCTCGAGACAGGTGAACGAGACGGGCACCCAACTGACACGTGACTACCGGACCATCGACAACGGGACGAGCCAAAACCTCTCCGTAGCGGTCACGACGACCAACGCGACCACGCAAAACGTCACCACCGTCGCCGAATCCGTCAGCGTGGCACAGTTCAGAAACACCACGATCACTGCCACGGCGGCCGACCGACAGATCTCGTTCACCGACCCGTTGCGGGTGAGTGGTCGTCTCACGATGTCCAACGGCACCCCGCTCGCGGACCGCACCATCGTGCTCCAAGCGGGCGGTCAGACCCGCCGCACGACCACGGACGGAGCGGGGCGATACGCCATCAGCTATCGTCCCACGCTCCCGTCGCTCGATACGCGTCGCGTCTCGGTACGGTATCGACCGACGAATCAGTCGGTGTTTCGGAGCAATAGAACGTCCGTCCCCGTGACGATCCGGCAGGTCCAATCGAACGTCCGGGCCCAAGCCACACCACAGCGGGTGGGCTTCGGCGATCTGGTATCGGTCTTCGGGCAGGTCACTGCCAACGGGACCGGCGTCCGATCGATCCCCGTCGCGATCTCGGTCGATGGCCAGGAACTGCAGCTCACCGACGGCGATCGCGTCCGAACGGCGGCCAACGGTCGTTTCAGGCAGGCACAGCAACTGCCGGCCGACATCGATACCGGTCGCCAGACCGTTCGCGTCGCGCTGCCCTTCGAGGACAGAGCACTCGGCAACGCCACCACGTCGGTTCCGATAACGGTGACGTCGACGCCGACGGTGCTTGCGACCAACGTCTCACAGCAGTCAGTCAACGGCTCTGCCGTCGGTGGACCGATCGTCCGCGTCGAAGGCCGACTCGCGGCGAACGGCGAGCCGCTTCCCAATCGAACCGTAACAGTGGGGCTGAGCAACTCCACGACGGACGTGACGACCGACGAGAACGGGAGCTATACGACGAACGTAACGGTGCCACAGGCGGTGTTTGCAGGGCAAACCGGCAGCGTGACGACGATGGTTGGTGTAACGTACGACGGCACGGGTACGAACCTCGAATCGTCACGTCGTCGTGCGTCGATACAGCTCACAGTCCCGACCCAATCGAGCGGGATCCTCGAACGGTTCGTGAACGCCTTCGGGGCCCTCCCGGTGACCTATCGGCTGCTGATCGGCCTCGGAGTGGTGTTTCTGGTCGGCTATGCTGTCCACCGGCTTCGCGAGTGGATCGGTCTCGGCGGGACGGGTAACTCGCCGTCCGAGATGCCGATGGCCGACGATGGGGAGAGCGCCACCGACGCGCGAGCCCGTTCGCGATCGCTTCTCGAGACGGCCCGCGATCGGCTGTCGGACGGTGACTCAGTCCATGCGGTCGGGCTTGCGTACGCGGCTGTTCGGCGCGCGCTCGAATACGACTTCGATCGTGCGAGCACGTACACTCACTGGGAGTTTTTCGAGGCGTATCGTGAGCGGGACGTTGGCGAGCGTCGAGGTACCGCGCTCCGGCGACTTACCGAACTCTACGAGCGTGCGACGTTCTCCCAACGATCGCTCACGACGGAGATGGCGTCGTCCGCACTCGACGAGGCCCGAACAGTAGCCGACCGGGACGGTCAATCGACCGCCGATGAATCGGATGCCGAAACCGACCCCGACCCTGAATCGGAATCATAG
- a CDS encoding glycosyltransferase: protein MKVALCPHLSLEHYRGGEKWTATLANRLAADGIDVAVRALPYTPRNQRRVSADDVLDDAVSYREQWRHDLSAFDSAYLFYHPFARSFFTGQTRSIAGIHSWVYLSDRLYEPHYGVVPTTVKLLYRALGNRAFDRFDAVHSVTNSYDSPHSNTHYIPNFVDTTLFDPARASLNETFTVLVTAAHLPAKGWDRTRQIASTLGDELRVVTTGESDVPSIDGLGFLDEDELADAYASAHAVLHPSRIDADSLVIKEALASGTPVVTTPLRTHPPTGPAVLHGSTVGDCVAQLRTLQWEWRHDSGYEKRCRNARRIGERHGFETVYPQLKELLLSPERPAHG, encoded by the coding sequence ATGAAGGTCGCTCTCTGCCCCCATCTCTCGCTGGAACATTATCGTGGTGGTGAGAAATGGACGGCAACACTCGCCAATCGGTTGGCTGCCGATGGGATCGACGTCGCGGTCCGTGCGCTCCCGTACACGCCACGGAACCAACGGCGGGTGTCGGCCGACGACGTGCTGGACGACGCCGTGTCCTATCGAGAGCAATGGCGACACGATCTGTCGGCGTTCGACAGCGCCTACCTGTTCTATCATCCGTTCGCCCGGTCGTTTTTCACCGGTCAGACCCGCTCCATCGCGGGAATTCACTCGTGGGTGTATCTCTCCGATCGGCTGTACGAACCCCACTACGGGGTCGTCCCGACGACGGTGAAACTGTTGTATCGAGCCCTCGGCAACCGAGCGTTCGACCGCTTCGACGCGGTCCACTCCGTGACGAACAGCTACGATTCGCCGCACTCGAACACCCACTACATTCCGAACTTCGTCGACACGACGCTGTTCGATCCCGCGCGGGCATCGCTCAACGAGACGTTCACGGTGCTCGTCACTGCGGCCCATCTCCCGGCGAAAGGCTGGGATCGGACGCGGCAGATCGCCAGCACGCTCGGTGACGAACTCCGGGTGGTGACGACGGGCGAAAGCGATGTCCCGTCGATCGACGGGCTCGGCTTTCTCGATGAAGACGAACTCGCCGACGCCTACGCGAGCGCCCACGCTGTCTTACATCCCAGCCGTATCGATGCCGACAGTTTGGTGATCAAAGAGGCGCTGGCGTCGGGCACGCCAGTTGTGACGACACCGCTTCGTACCCATCCACCGACCGGACCAGCAGTGCTACACGGCTCGACGGTCGGCGACTGCGTCGCCCAGCTCAGAACCCTCCAGTGGGAATGGCGTCACGACAGCGGCTACGAAAAGCGGTGTCGGAACGCCCGCCGGATCGGCGAACGTCACGGGTTCGAGACCGTCTATCCACAGCTCAAAGAGCTCCTCCTCTCGCCCGAACGACCAGCCCATGGATAA